A DNA window from Castanea sativa cultivar Marrone di Chiusa Pesio chromosome 7, ASM4071231v1 contains the following coding sequences:
- the LOC142641999 gene encoding uncharacterized protein LOC142641999 — protein MESRKDMESCRDLPYYTGIMNGDIEIDSQLLGTSQNTPVSVSDSPPEVENASSTKGKRGANFSVEEDQLLVSAWLNTSVDPVNSNEQTQATFRQNVWEYFTQYNKSGTTRTITSLLSRWGLISERTNKFARCMSKVNARHKSGITEQNQITNAKAFFLEIHKKPFLLEHCWLMLKDQPKFANLNGRSRVSVPPTLESISIGEGGEGDCGSRLGDNSNFERSIGKNAEKANRKNKATGKDVGEYLTKKMKFIEEVTRLEEEKMFIEREKLTIEKERSEEKLKIEKERVMIEKKKI, from the exons atgGAATCTCGTAAAGACATGGAGTCATGTAGGGACCTACCATATTACACGGGTATCATGAATGGGGATATAGAAATTGACTCACAACTTTTAGGAACATCTCAAAATACTCCTGTGTCAGTTTCTGATTCTCCACCTGAAGTTGAGAATGCCTCTTCTACAAAAGGAAAACGGGGCGCTAACTTTAGTGTAGAGGAAGATCAACTCCTAGTGTCAGCATGGCTTAATACTAGTGTTGATCCCGTAAACAGTAATGAACAAACACAAGCTACATTTCGTCAAAATGTTTGGGAATACTTCACGCAGTACAATAAATCCGGTACCACACGTACTATTACCTCCTTGTTAAGTCGTTGGGGATTGATTAGTGAAAGGACAAATAAGTTTGCAAGGTGTATGTCTAAAGTTAACGCACGtcataaaagtggtataacCGAACAAAATCAG attaCCAATGCGAAggctttttttttggagatacaCAAAAAACCCTTTCTTCTTGAGCATTGTTGGCTCATGTTAAAGGACCAACCAAAGTTTGCCAATCTTAATGGAAGATCAAGAGTATCCGTGCCTCCAACTCTAGAGTCAATATCTATTGGCGAAGGGGGCGAAGGGGATTGTGGGTCCAGACTTGGTGACAATTCCAATTTTGAGAGGTCAATTGGTAAGAATGCCGAAAAGGCCAACCGCAAGAACAAAGCCACCGGAAAAGATGTAGGGGAATATTTGaccaagaaaatgaaatttattgaggAGGTAACTCGATTGGAAGaggaaaaaatgtttattgagagggaaaaacttacaattgagaaggaaagaagtgaagaaaaacttaagaTTGAGAAGGAAAGAGTCatgattgagaagaaaaaaatttga
- the LOC142644119 gene encoding uncharacterized protein LOC142644119 has translation MKCSLFLRIQSKVEAHDSYFVQKRNSANKLGLSSLQKITAALRMLAYGVSGDLVDEYVRIGETTALESLKNFITTVIDVFSEEYLRKPNNEDIARLSNNDINVLEQSHVFNELAEGCGPAVYYSINGHDYTMGYYLADGIYPKWAAFVKTIPSPQGPKQKLFAATQKAYRKDVERAFGVLQARFAIVREPARFFHLETLQKIMKAYIILHNMIVEDERDDNEVVNLDYEQIDEVDNPPMQVLHEQNDEFLSYIERYVRIRDRDIHFQLQKDLVEHLWQLHGES, from the exons ATGAAGTGTTCTCTTTTTCTCCGTATTCAATCCAAGGTAGAAGCTCATGACTCTTACTttgtccaaaaaagaaatagtgcCAACAAACTTGGTTTATCTTCATTACAAAAGATAACTGCTGCACTTAGAATGCTTGCGTATGGAGTATCAGGGGATTTGGTAGATGAATATGTGCGGATTGGAGAAACTACTGCATTAGAaagtttgaaaaattttattacgACGGTAATTGATGTTTTCTCTGAGGAATACTTGAGAAAGCCAAACAATGAAGACATTGCTAGACT GtcaaataatgatattaatgtgTTAGAGCAGTCTCATGTATTTAATGAACTTGCTGAAGGATGTGGTCCTGCAGTATATTACTCAATTAATGGTCATGACTACACAATGGGATATTACCTTGCTGATGGCATATATCCAAAGTGGGCAGCATTTGTGAAAACAATCCCATCTCCACAAGGACCTAAGCAAAAATTATTTGCAGCAACCCAAAAGGCGTATAGGAAGGATGTTGAGCGTGCATTTGGAGTGCTTCAAGCACGTTTCGCAATTGTCCGTGAACCTGCACGCTTTTTCCATCTTGAAACACTCCAAAAGATCATGAAAGCGTATATAATTCTCCATAACATGATTGTTGAAGATGAGCGGGATGATAATGAAGTGGTAAACTTGGATTatgaacaaattgatgaagtggATAATCCTCCTATgcaagtgttacatgaacaaaatgatgaatttttgtCATACATTGAGAGGTATGTACGCATTAGAGACCGAGACATTCATTTTCAACTCCAGAAGGACCTTGTTGAACATTTATGGCAATTGCATGGCGAGTCGTAG